actcccaaccactacaccaaactggctctctatgtaaGTGTACCCTATGAGCAGATAATGCTGTACAGATAACCTTGACTTTTGAAAATTTATGAGAAATGTCTTCAGGGAATGCTTCCATGTCCCTATCCATGTCCCTATTGATGTCTTCAGGGAATGCTTCCATGTCCCTATCCTTGACATTTATTTTTTCTCTATTAACAGAATTTAAGATTAGCCAAGCTACCCATACCAATTGATGTGTGCTGATGTGTTCTTTGTTTATTATTGTAAGGATTTTCATCAAATGGTTGACATTTTGTTACCTTATAGACAACCTTTCCTCTTTCAAGCACATAGAGTCTTTCTGGCAAAGCTGCATATTTGGAACTGCTCAAGTTTTCCATAGTATCTAAAACCACTGGGCACAAGGGATACTCTTTCAGCAGGATCTGTGCAGCCTGTATACGATCTTGGAGAGTCTGGTGACTTTTAATaggaatattatttttaaaagcccattcATCTGTAACAAACATAAAGATTACAATGAGTATACAGTTTCTATCTATGATTACATTAATATCCTAAAAGATTACAGAATGGTAAACCTGTTGGGAGTAGCAAGTTTTTAGGAATTGAGGCAATATAATGTACTGATATTATCACTGATAGAATCTTAAAGGGGAGATGTATACAGCAACCCTTTTTACCTGAGGCATGGGCTTCTTCAATGTAGATCACAAGGAAATCTGCTCCACATATGAAATCTTCGACAAGCTTCTTGAACTCGCCAAATTTAAACATAAATGAAGGTCAGGTGCAGCTTCCAAATGTCAGAACCAAAGGCCTGTTATCTGCAATGTGTATAAAGTGGTCCATGAAATATAAGGATGGTCTTATAGTAAAAGCAGCAAGGAGACAAGAATTCTCCTACAGTTCCCTGTACCTAGGACACTCAGATTGAAACAAAAAGTCTGAGTTGATCCAGTGTGGAAACATAGGGctcttccgcacattgaaaaaaatatataccagcaaaatggcgtaacgctaaaaattattgcacctccagccattcctcaccttctggcgcTCTCGTTTTCATCTGCTGCATTCTTGTGCTGCTTGCACTccgcatgcttgcttgaaatggTAGAAgcgagcaatgcgctttacacacgactctcttccacccgtcagtcaagccaggcagccaatcacctttcgcaaagttttaaagggcccatgatgcccgctattttttttaagtaaacttctccattgaaatgccaaTGCATCTAgtaatagatgcatagtgctttttataatgccaccccttatggaatcatgagccttgaatcttttaaaaattaatctcattcctgatttgggaggagggggactttagagaggcatgctttgtattttaactgggggggggggggttgctttgcctgcacaattgaatgcctatttgttgctccatgtagtttgctaaaaaaaaaaaaatccctgggagaagggaggcgggtg
The nucleotide sequence above comes from Paroedura picta isolate Pp20150507F chromosome 4, Ppicta_v3.0, whole genome shotgun sequence. Encoded proteins:
- the DIO1 gene encoding type I iodothyronine deiodinase isoform X3; its protein translation is MPATVKSYILRQGEKSSMGMNPNFTYENWGPTFFSFPYLLFVLKVKWKRLEDEAFQGCSAPNTPVVDLGGEVHHILDFMQDNRPLVLTFGSCTUPSFMFKFGEFKKLVEDFICGADFLVIYIEEAHASDEWAFKNNIPIKSHQTLQDRIQAAQILLKEYPLCPVVLDTMENLSSSKYAALPERLYVLERGKVVYKGGVGPWNYSPQEVREVLEQLL